A window of Microbacterium lushaniae genomic DNA:
CGTGGCAGGCCGGCGATCGACGGGGATCACGCCGGTGGCCAGCGTCAGCTGGGATGTCGTCCGTGCTGCGGCGGCGAGACCGGCCAGCGCGTCGCCCCCCGGGGTGTCGTTGACCCACAGGGTCGCGAAACCGGCATCCTCGACGGCCGGGGCGAGGCGGGCGAGCAGGTCGGGTCCGAGCGATCCGGCGACACCGAGGGAGACCGTCATGGCCTCCACCCTGCCACGAAACGACGGAACGCCTCCCGAGCGGACTCGGGAGGCGTTCCGGATCGCGATTACGCGGCCGCGGCCAGCACCGGACGGTCGGCGCGCACCGACAGTTCGCCGTCGGCGGCATCCACCGTGACGGCTCCCCCGTCGGCGAGAGCGCCGGTCACGAACAGATCCGCGATGCGGTCGTCCACCTCGCGCTGGATCAGGCGGCGAAGCGGGCGGGCGCCGTACTCCGGCTCGTAGCCGTGCTCGGCGAGCCAGTCCGCCGCGGCCCCGGTGACCTCCAGCGTGATCTCGCGCTTGGCCAGGCGACCCTCGGTGGCCCCCAGCATGAGACGCACGATCTGGCGCAGCTGCGGCAGGTCGAGCTTGCGGAACAGCACGATCTCATCGATCCGGTTGAGGAACTCCGGTCGCATCGCCTCGCGGAGCTTCCCCATCACGCGGTCGCGCAGGTCCTTCTCCGAGCCGAACCCGGTGGACCCGCCGCCGTCGGCGATGAATCCGATCGCTCCGGAGCGCGACGCGAGGAACTCGCTGCCGAGGTTCGACGTCATGACGACCACCGTGTTGCGGAAGTCGACCGTGCGGCCCTGACCGTCGGTCAGACGCCCGTCGTCGAGCACCTGCAGCAGCAGGTTGAACACGTCGGGGTGCGCCTTCTCGATCTCGTCGAACAGGACGATCGAGTAGGGGTTGCGCCGCACGCGCTCGGTCAGCTGCCCGGCCTCGTCGTAGCCGACGTATCCGGGAGGAGCCCCCACCAGGCGCGAGACGGTGTGACGCTCGCCGAACTCGCTCATGTCGAAGCGGACGACCGCCGTCTCGTCGTCGAACAGCGAGGCGGCCAGGGCCTTGGCCAGCTCGGTCTTGCCGACGCCGGTCGGGCCGAGGAACAGGAACGATCCCACCGGCCGGCGGGGGTCGCCCATTCCGGTGCGGTTGCGCCGCACCGACTTCGCCACGGCGGCGACGGCGTCGTCCTGGCCGATCACCCGGCCGTGCAGTTCGTCCTCGAGTGCGGCCAGACGCTCGCGCTCGCTCTCGGTCAGCCGGTTCACCGGGATGCCGGTGGCCCGGCTGATGACGGCGGCGATCTCCGGCTCGTCCACGACGGCGGCATCCGATCCGGTGCTGCCGGCGGAGGTGGCCGCCTCGATCCGCTCCTGCACCTTGACGATCTCGTCGCGGATGCGCGAGGCCTCCTCGTAGTGCTCGGCCGAGACGGCGGCGTTCTTGTCGGCTTCCAGCGTCGCCAGGCGCTCCATGAGCGCCGACACGTCGACCTTGACTCCCAGGCGCAGCCGCAGGCGCGCACCGGCCTGGTCGATCAGGTCGATCGCCTTGTCCGGCAGCACGCGCTCGGTCAGGTACCGGTCGCCCAGTTCCACCGCGGCACGCAGCGCCTCGTCGGTGTAGACGACGCCGTGGTGCTCCTGGTACGCGGGGCGCAGGCCCCGCAGGATCTCCACCGCATCCTCGATCGAGGGCTCGCCCACACGGACGGGCTGGAAGCGGCGCTCCAGCGCCGGGTCCTTCTCGATCGTGCGGTATTCCTTCAGCGTCGTGGCACCCACCAGGTGCAGGTCGCCGCGCGCCAGGCGCGGCTTGAGGATGTTGCCCGCATCCATGCCGCCCTCGCCGGCGCCGCCGGCCCCGACGACGGTGTGCACCTCGTCGATGAAGAGGATCAGCTCGCCCTTGAGAGCGGCGACCTCCCCCATCGTCTGGGTGAGGCGCTCCTCGAAGTCGCCGCGGTAGCGGGTTCCGGCGAGCATCGCGGGGAGGTCGAGCGCGATGACGCGCTTGCCGACCAGCTGCTCGGGCACGTCGCCGGCGACGATGGCGGATGCGAGTCCTTCGATGATGGCGGTCTTGCCGACGCCGGCCTCGCCGACCAGCACGGGGTTGTTCTTCGTGCGGCGGCTGAGGATCTCGATCGTCTGCTCGATCTCTTCGCGGCGCCCGATCACGGGGTCGAGCTCTCCCGCCGCGGCACGCGCGGTCAGGTCGGTGCCGAACTTGTCGAGGTTCGGCGTCTGGCTCTCCCCTGCCGTCTCGGGCGCGGCCTGGGTCCCGGCCCCGGCGGTCACCGGCTCCCGGACGCCCTGCGTGAGGGCCTCGGCGGTGACACCGGCCTGGGCGAGAACCTGCCCGGCGGGCGCATCCTGGGCCAGCACGAGGGCGAAGAACAGGTGCTCGGGGTCGACATAGGTGGAGCCGGCCGAGCGAGCGACCTGGAACGCGTGGAACAGCGCGCGCTGAACCGACGGCGTGATGACCGCGCCCTCGACCCCGGCGGGGGCGGATGCGGCGGGCAGGCGCTCTTCGGTGGCCTTGGCGATCGCGGCGGGGTCGGCGCCGATGCGGGTCACGGCCTCGCGCACGGGGGCGTC
This region includes:
- a CDS encoding ATP-dependent Clp protease ATP-binding subunit; translated protein: MPEDFTPSAGDGASSFDEFLARYLAGERARAERSIDLSRFLSARTQALLQEAGRFALERGQRELDALHMLRVLIDDAPVREAVTRIGADPAAIAKATEERLPAASAPAGVEGAVITPSVQRALFHAFQVARSAGSTYVDPEHLFFALVLAQDAPAGQVLAQAGVTAEALTQGVREPVTAGAGTQAAPETAGESQTPNLDKFGTDLTARAAAGELDPVIGRREEIEQTIEILSRRTKNNPVLVGEAGVGKTAIIEGLASAIVAGDVPEQLVGKRVIALDLPAMLAGTRYRGDFEERLTQTMGEVAALKGELILFIDEVHTVVGAGGAGEGGMDAGNILKPRLARGDLHLVGATTLKEYRTIEKDPALERRFQPVRVGEPSIEDAVEILRGLRPAYQEHHGVVYTDEALRAAVELGDRYLTERVLPDKAIDLIDQAGARLRLRLGVKVDVSALMERLATLEADKNAAVSAEHYEEASRIRDEIVKVQERIEAATSAGSTGSDAAVVDEPEIAAVISRATGIPVNRLTESERERLAALEDELHGRVIGQDDAVAAVAKSVRRNRTGMGDPRRPVGSFLFLGPTGVGKTELAKALAASLFDDETAVVRFDMSEFGERHTVSRLVGAPPGYVGYDEAGQLTERVRRNPYSIVLFDEIEKAHPDVFNLLLQVLDDGRLTDGQGRTVDFRNTVVVMTSNLGSEFLASRSGAIGFIADGGGSTGFGSEKDLRDRVMGKLREAMRPEFLNRIDEIVLFRKLDLPQLRQIVRLMLGATEGRLAKREITLEVTGAAADWLAEHGYEPEYGARPLRRLIQREVDDRIADLFVTGALADGGAVTVDAADGELSVRADRPVLAAAA